One segment of Paenibacillus rhizovicinus DNA contains the following:
- a CDS encoding nucleotidyltransferase family protein: MTIAGVYLAAGAGSRMGGCKPAAELLPGVSLGGMGLLALLASGLDAVYVVVRPGDPLGWLPEDAVLESKPYIVVCEEAALGMAHSLRRGIACAAAAGHEAAIVALADQPFVTPALLRGLTNGWRSEPGLDYIACGLEESTMPPVLLARSLFGSVNGLSGDQGAKRLLAEPGVTGGIMPIREPTLVFDVDTPDELEAAKGIAWSYARIRNIQEVAIYREISK, from the coding sequence ATGACGATCGCAGGCGTTTATTTGGCGGCCGGGGCGGGCAGCCGCATGGGCGGCTGCAAACCGGCCGCGGAGTTGCTTCCCGGCGTCAGTCTCGGCGGCATGGGGCTGCTCGCGCTGCTCGCTTCCGGTCTCGATGCGGTCTACGTGGTCGTCAGGCCCGGCGATCCGTTGGGCTGGCTGCCGGAGGACGCCGTGTTGGAATCGAAGCCATACATCGTCGTCTGCGAGGAGGCCGCTCTCGGAATGGCGCATTCGCTTCGCCGCGGCATCGCTTGCGCCGCCGCTGCCGGACACGAGGCGGCCATCGTCGCGCTGGCCGATCAACCGTTCGTGACGCCGGCGCTTCTGCGCGGGCTGACGAACGGCTGGCGAAGCGAGCCAGGGCTTGATTACATCGCTTGCGGGTTGGAGGAATCGACGATGCCTCCCGTTCTACTGGCGCGAAGCCTGTTCGGGAGCGTCAACGGATTATCGGGCGACCAAGGCGCGAAGCGGCTGCTGGCGGAGCCGGGGGTCACAGGTGGAATTATGCCGATTCGGGAGCCGACGCTCGTATTCGACGTGGATACGCCGGACGAATTGGAGGCTGCGAAGGGCATCGCCTGGTCGTATGCGCGAATTCGTAATATACAGGAAGTCGCAATCTACCGTGAAATATCGAAATAG
- a CDS encoding hydroxyisourate hydrolase, producing MSGGQLTTHVLDMSRGRPAAGVKVQLWRLDGTQPGVLVTEAETNADGRLDRPLLADGLLERGVYELLFHIGGYFGGLIDSGGGAGARTANEDGPAGAQTSAPAQLLEQVPVRFRITDPEAHYHIPLLAAPGGYSTYRGS from the coding sequence ATGAGCGGGGGGCAGCTGACGACGCATGTGCTGGACATGTCGCGCGGACGGCCCGCCGCCGGAGTCAAGGTGCAGCTCTGGCGGCTGGACGGAACCCAGCCGGGCGTGCTGGTGACGGAGGCGGAGACGAACGCCGACGGCCGGCTCGACCGGCCGCTGCTTGCGGACGGCCTTCTGGAACGGGGCGTGTACGAGCTGTTGTTCCATATCGGCGGTTATTTCGGAGGGCTGATCGATAGCGGCGGCGGAGCCGGCGCAAGGACCGCGAATGAGGACGGTCCGGCGGGCGCGCAAACATCCGCACCGGCGCAGCTGCTGGAGCAGGTGCCGGTGCGGTTCCGGATTACCGATCCCGAGGCGCATTATCATATTCCGCTGTTGGCGGCGCCCGGGGGCTATAGCACTTATCGGGGGAGTTGA
- the pucD gene encoding xanthine dehydrogenase subunit D: MRLNRQNSGTRWRVRPDGPEKVSGALTYLTDMTAPGMLYGTVLRSPHPHAAIRTIRKDAALRADGVAAVLTCHDVPGLNRFGIARQDQPVFCEERVRYVGDAVAAVAAETRELAELALALIEVEYELLPVLDDPERSLAPEAPALHPEGNVLHEAAFADGDIEAAFAGCAHIVEETYRTPRQMHAYMETEGGLFVPEPDGRLTVYAPTQHGLMDRLQLSRILALPEERIRVVSSPIGGSFGGKDELNVQPYGALLALATGRPVKIHNSRRESVRSGLKRHPMVLRMKTGIGQDGRIAAHQVRITADTGPYATLGAEVLNFATEHVIGTYAFGAVDVASRSVFTNNGMSGEFRGFGGNQAIFALEGQMDRLAEAAGLDPWTFRELNLKPAADGTGPFGQPIAKTDGAERVWAALRDSRLWRERAAGAAGVGNDAGQPPNSLKPWLLTGIGAAMVMHGAGLGFGIPDPSGGRLTFRKDGRIEAAFGFEECGQGLIATLEQMMVERLGLAGSDVRIVIGDTDAVPNSGSSTASRATTMMWKSLELLREPFADLVLAAAGQAAGAGPELLRLGEGGVRWRSTGDMAVAYADLAATLAEPIVCEAAVHYPTSGTERVGAHYLYSHAAVAVKVEINRLTGRVRVLDQYHVVAAGPVMNPQGYLGQIEGGSSMALGYALLEEAVMEGGQYVTKNLDTYLVPTIADQSGAVEVLPIEDLPEGDEHGPRGIGEIGSIGLAPAIASAVKHAAGRWINRLPIDPALLQEAFPIRRLEAMNDEG, encoded by the coding sequence ATGCGGTTGAATCGGCAAAACAGCGGGACCAGGTGGCGTGTCAGGCCCGACGGCCCGGAGAAAGTAAGCGGCGCGCTGACGTACTTGACCGACATGACCGCGCCCGGCATGCTGTACGGCACGGTGCTCCGAAGTCCGCATCCCCATGCGGCGATCCGGACGATCCGCAAGGATGCCGCTCTGCGGGCGGATGGCGTCGCTGCGGTGCTGACCTGCCATGACGTGCCGGGGCTGAACCGCTTCGGTATCGCCCGCCAGGATCAGCCGGTGTTCTGCGAGGAGCGCGTTCGGTACGTCGGAGACGCGGTGGCGGCCGTGGCGGCGGAGACGCGGGAGCTGGCGGAGCTGGCGCTCGCGCTGATCGAGGTGGAGTACGAGCTGCTGCCGGTGCTGGATGATCCCGAGCGGTCGCTTGCGCCGGAAGCGCCGGCACTGCATCCGGAAGGCAACGTGCTGCACGAAGCCGCGTTCGCGGATGGCGACATCGAAGCGGCTTTTGCCGGCTGCGCGCATATTGTCGAGGAGACGTACAGGACCCCGCGCCAAATGCATGCCTACATGGAAACGGAAGGCGGCCTGTTCGTGCCGGAGCCGGACGGGCGGCTGACGGTCTACGCGCCGACGCAGCACGGCTTGATGGACCGGCTGCAGCTCTCGCGAATTCTGGCGCTTCCGGAGGAGCGAATCCGGGTCGTGTCTAGCCCGATCGGCGGCTCGTTCGGCGGCAAGGACGAACTGAACGTCCAGCCTTACGGCGCGCTCCTCGCGCTCGCAACGGGCCGTCCGGTGAAAATCCACAATTCCCGCCGGGAATCCGTCCGATCCGGACTAAAGCGCCATCCGATGGTCCTCCGCATGAAAACTGGCATCGGCCAAGACGGACGAATCGCCGCCCATCAAGTCCGAATCACCGCCGATACGGGACCGTACGCGACGCTCGGGGCTGAGGTGCTGAACTTCGCGACCGAGCACGTGATCGGCACGTATGCTTTCGGCGCGGTCGACGTGGCGAGCCGGTCGGTCTTCACGAACAACGGCATGTCCGGCGAGTTTCGCGGCTTCGGCGGCAATCAGGCGATTTTCGCCCTCGAAGGGCAGATGGACCGACTCGCGGAAGCGGCAGGCCTCGACCCGTGGACGTTCCGCGAGCTGAATTTGAAGCCGGCGGCCGACGGAACGGGGCCGTTCGGACAGCCGATCGCGAAGACAGACGGCGCGGAGCGGGTATGGGCGGCTTTGCGGGACAGCAGGCTGTGGCGGGAGCGTGCCGCCGGCGCTGCCGGCGTCGGCAATGATGCCGGTCAGCCTCCGAACTCCCTGAAGCCTTGGCTGCTTACAGGCATCGGCGCGGCGATGGTCATGCACGGCGCCGGTCTCGGCTTCGGCATACCGGATCCGTCCGGCGGACGGCTGACGTTTCGCAAGGATGGCCGAATCGAAGCCGCCTTCGGCTTCGAGGAATGCGGACAGGGGCTGATCGCGACGCTGGAGCAAATGATGGTCGAACGTCTCGGACTTGCGGGAAGCGACGTGCGCATCGTCATCGGGGATACCGACGCCGTGCCGAACAGCGGCTCCAGCACGGCGTCGCGCGCCACGACGATGATGTGGAAGTCGCTCGAACTGCTTCGCGAGCCGTTCGCCGACCTGGTGCTGGCCGCGGCCGGGCAAGCGGCCGGCGCCGGACCGGAGCTGCTTCGGCTCGGAGAAGGAGGCGTGCGATGGCGGTCGACGGGGGACATGGCCGTCGCTTATGCCGATTTGGCTGCGACGCTTGCGGAGCCGATCGTTTGCGAAGCGGCCGTCCATTACCCGACTTCCGGCACGGAAAGGGTCGGCGCCCATTATTTGTACAGCCATGCGGCCGTTGCGGTCAAGGTGGAGATCAACCGGCTGACGGGAAGGGTCCGCGTGCTCGATCAGTATCACGTTGTTGCGGCGGGGCCGGTCATGAATCCCCAGGGCTATCTTGGCCAGATCGAAGGCGGCAGCTCGATGGCGCTTGGCTATGCGCTGCTGGAGGAAGCGGTTATGGAGGGCGGGCAGTACGTGACGAAGAATCTCGACACCTATCTCGTGCCGACGATCGCCGACCAATCCGGCGCCGTCGAGGTGCTGCCGATCGAGGATTTGCCCGAAGGAGACGAACACGGGCCGAGAGGCATTGGCGAGATCGGCTCGATCGGACTCGCGCCGGCGATCGCGTCGGCGGTCAAGCACGCCGCCGGCCGCTGGATCAATCGCCTGCCGATCGATCCGGCACTGCTGCAGGAGGCGTTTCCCATTCGGCGCTTGGAGGCGATGAACGATGAAGGATGA
- a CDS encoding FAD binding domain-containing protein: MSMNGEREAGYPAVWRPKDAQEAVRLKKQFGREADYVAGGTLLRTQWEAGLKQMPAHLIDLSGIVTLSGFVLSEDCMSIGSFTMLAAIRRSAELTAGFPLIALAARGIAAPSIRNAATIGGNVISVVGDALPALLAYEAELDWEEGGTKRSETLAGWLARADTGTYDSALLLRIRLPLRQEGKAAPSEPPVSRSFAFYDKIGRREAFTPSVVTSALIGGIGADGRLRNLRLAAGGGRTVPKRLTLAETELEGAAADDRAVARLYNLVMEEYRPEPDSFASAEYRRRTAANVLSAQLWQAVRGFEG; this comes from the coding sequence ATGAGCATGAACGGCGAACGAGAAGCGGGCTATCCGGCCGTATGGCGTCCGAAAGACGCGCAGGAGGCTGTTCGCCTGAAGAAGCAGTTCGGGCGGGAAGCCGATTACGTAGCCGGAGGAACGCTGCTGCGCACGCAATGGGAGGCCGGACTGAAGCAGATGCCGGCGCACTTGATCGACTTGAGCGGCATTGTGACCCTATCGGGCTTCGTTCTCTCCGAAGATTGCATGTCCATCGGTTCGTTTACGATGCTTGCGGCAATCAGGCGAAGCGCGGAGCTGACGGCGGGTTTTCCGCTTATCGCGCTGGCGGCGCGCGGTATAGCCGCCCCTTCCATCCGCAATGCGGCGACCATCGGCGGGAACGTCATCTCGGTCGTCGGCGACGCGCTTCCAGCTCTGCTCGCGTACGAGGCGGAGCTGGATTGGGAAGAAGGCGGGACGAAAAGAAGCGAGACGCTCGCCGGCTGGCTGGCACGGGCGGATACCGGAACGTACGATTCCGCCCTGCTGCTCCGCATCCGGCTTCCGTTGCGACAGGAAGGCAAGGCTGCGCCGAGCGAACCGCCGGTTTCCCGCAGCTTCGCGTTCTATGACAAAATCGGCCGCCGCGAAGCATTCACGCCGTCCGTCGTAACGTCTGCGCTTATCGGCGGCATCGGCGCAGACGGCCGTCTGCGCAATCTGCGCCTCGCGGCCGGCGGCGGCCGAACGGTTCCGAAGCGGCTGACGCTCGCGGAGACGGAGCTCGAAGGAGCGGCGGCGGACGATCGCGCCGTCGCCCGTCTGTATAATCTCGTGATGGAGGAATACCGACCGGAGCCCGACTCGTTCGCTTCGGCGGAGTACCGGAGGCGAACGGCCGCGAACGTTCTTTCGGCGCAGCTCTGGCAGGCCGTTCGCGGCTTCGAAGGTTAA
- a CDS encoding pyridoxal-phosphate-dependent aminotransferase family protein, with translation MNALNGLAPFNRSAYAELSPSPRIIMTPGPVEAEPRVLRALSYPILGQFDPEFTLLMNETMELLRCLFRTGNEWAYPVDGTSRSGIEAVLNSLIEPGDRVLIPIYGRFGHLLHEIAQRCGAEVIVMEREWGSVFDPGEIAAAVKRERPNLVAIVHGETSTGRMQPLEGIGAACREVGALLVVDAVATIGGVPVETDAWQLDAVIGGTQKCLSIPSGMAPVTYNARAERKLLARKRIERGLRAGSEDPPTSRPVQSNYLDLSQLQDYWSPARLNHHTEMTSMLYALREGVRIALSEGLDERFARHRLHERALTAGLGAMGLALYGDPGCKLPVVTCVNVPEGIDGERVRERLLRVFGVEIASSFGPLKGKIWRIGTMGYSSRQTNVLHLLGALEASLLREGYRLPAGEAVQAALAVYDPA, from the coding sequence ATGAACGCATTAAACGGCCTTGCGCCTTTCAACCGATCCGCTTATGCGGAGTTGTCTCCTTCCCCGCGCATCATAATGACCCCAGGTCCCGTCGAAGCCGAACCGCGCGTGCTGCGCGCGCTCTCGTACCCGATCCTCGGCCAGTTCGATCCCGAGTTCACGCTGCTGATGAACGAGACGATGGAGCTTCTGCGCTGTCTATTCCGAACCGGCAACGAATGGGCTTATCCCGTTGACGGCACGTCCCGTTCCGGCATCGAGGCGGTGCTGAACAGTTTGATCGAGCCGGGAGACCGCGTGCTTATTCCGATCTACGGCCGGTTCGGCCATCTCCTGCATGAAATCGCCCAACGCTGCGGCGCTGAAGTCATCGTCATGGAACGGGAATGGGGGAGCGTCTTCGACCCCGGCGAGATTGCGGCCGCCGTCAAGCGCGAGCGTCCGAATCTTGTAGCGATCGTGCACGGAGAGACGTCGACCGGACGCATGCAGCCGCTGGAGGGCATCGGCGCCGCATGCCGCGAGGTCGGTGCGCTGCTCGTCGTCGACGCGGTGGCGACGATCGGCGGCGTGCCGGTGGAGACGGACGCGTGGCAGCTGGACGCCGTCATCGGCGGCACGCAGAAATGCCTGTCGATTCCGTCCGGCATGGCGCCCGTCACGTACAACGCCCGGGCCGAGCGCAAGCTGCTGGCGCGCAAACGGATCGAGCGCGGCCTTCGCGCCGGCTCGGAAGACCCGCCGACTTCGCGGCCCGTGCAAAGCAACTACCTCGACTTAAGCCAGCTTCAGGATTACTGGAGCCCGGCGAGACTGAACCATCACACCGAAATGACCTCGATGCTTTATGCGCTTCGCGAAGGCGTGCGGATCGCGCTTTCCGAAGGGCTGGATGAGCGCTTCGCCCGTCATCGGCTGCACGAACGGGCGCTGACGGCAGGCCTGGGGGCCATGGGGCTTGCGCTGTATGGCGATCCCGGCTGCAAGCTGCCCGTCGTCACTTGCGTGAACGTGCCGGAAGGCATCGACGGCGAACGGGTCCGCGAGCGGCTGCTGCGCGTCTTCGGCGTCGAAATCGCCAGCTCGTTCGGACCGCTGAAAGGGAAAATATGGCGGATCGGCACAATGGGCTACAGCTCCCGGCAGACGAACGTTCTGCATCTGCTCGGCGCGCTGGAAGCGTCGCTGCTGCGCGAGGGCTATCGCCTGCCGGCAGGCGAAGCCGTGCAAGCGGCGCTTGCTGTTTACGATCCGGCTTGA
- a CDS encoding (2Fe-2S)-binding protein has translation MKDEALPLRKFAAVSDWTAEVNGLPVRLAIAPARRLLDVIRDDLELTGTKRSCEIGRCGACMVLIDGRPANACLTMAYQCEGRPIRTIEGIADGAMHPVQRAFLEEGGYQCGYCTPGMVVSATALLDANPDPSPEEVEEALSGNLCRCTGYGGIIRAVRRAVELRREGN, from the coding sequence ATGAAGGATGAAGCATTGCCGTTGCGGAAGTTTGCGGCCGTTTCCGATTGGACGGCCGAGGTGAACGGCCTCCCGGTACGGCTGGCGATCGCGCCGGCCAGGCGGCTGCTCGACGTGATTCGCGACGATCTGGAGCTGACCGGGACGAAACGGTCCTGCGAAATCGGCCGCTGCGGCGCCTGCATGGTGCTGATCGACGGCCGTCCGGCCAATGCCTGCCTGACGATGGCGTATCAGTGCGAGGGTAGGCCGATCCGAACGATCGAGGGCATCGCGGACGGCGCCATGCACCCTGTCCAGCGCGCTTTTCTGGAGGAGGGCGGTTACCAGTGCGGGTACTGCACGCCCGGGATGGTCGTGTCCGCAACGGCGCTGCTCGACGCGAATCCGGACCCTTCTCCGGAAGAGGTGGAGGAGGCGTTATCGGGCAATTTATGCCGGTGTACCGGCTACGGGGGCATCATTCGCGCGGTGCGGCGGGCGGTCGAACTGAGGAGGGAAGGTAACTGA
- a CDS encoding Zn-dependent hydrolase: MRPLLDMGALAELPGLLDELAGFGAEEGGGVTRLLYTEPWRAAQLFLAERMQAAGLETRFDRAGNLYGRLQGSSPAEPVVLTGSHIDTVRSGGRYDGAYGVAAGLLAIAALKRVCGTPVRTLEVASFCEEEGSRFPLAYWGSGNATGVYDIGGGEDIADANGITLGDAMRAAGFGLVLQQPCLRRDIGAFVELHIEQGVALERTGRQIGLVEAIVGQRRYAVTLVGASNHAGTTPMSMRADALAGAAEMLALLETRARAAGDPLVATVGRLETLPGTPNVIPGEVRFTLDIRHDEEAELDVFCRETLAAFESVARSRGLGFEARCWLATEPAPMDAGLTRLLERACLARNFSARRMVSGAGHDAQLFAPVCPTAMLFVPSRGGVSHSPGEYSTPAQLMAGAAVLADCLYELGYEQEGRQ, translated from the coding sequence ATGAGGCCGCTGCTGGACATGGGAGCCCTCGCGGAACTGCCCGGCCTGCTCGACGAGCTTGCCGGGTTCGGAGCCGAGGAAGGCGGCGGCGTCACCCGCCTGCTGTATACGGAGCCGTGGCGCGCCGCGCAGCTGTTCCTTGCGGAGCGGATGCAGGCTGCCGGACTCGAGACGCGCTTCGACCGGGCGGGCAATCTGTACGGACGGCTGCAAGGTTCAAGCCCCGCCGAGCCGGTCGTGCTGACCGGCTCGCATATCGATACCGTCCGTTCCGGCGGCCGGTATGACGGGGCGTACGGCGTGGCGGCCGGGCTGCTCGCGATCGCCGCGCTCAAGCGCGTCTGCGGCACGCCGGTTCGGACGCTCGAGGTCGCTTCGTTCTGCGAAGAGGAAGGAAGCCGGTTTCCGCTGGCCTACTGGGGCTCCGGCAACGCGACCGGCGTCTACGATATCGGCGGCGGCGAAGACATTGCCGACGCGAACGGGATTACGCTCGGAGACGCGATGCGCGCAGCCGGGTTCGGCCTGGTGCTGCAGCAACCGTGCCTTCGCCGGGATATCGGCGCCTTCGTCGAGCTGCATATCGAGCAAGGCGTCGCGCTTGAACGCACGGGCCGGCAAATCGGGCTAGTCGAGGCGATCGTCGGCCAGCGCCGCTATGCCGTCACGCTGGTCGGGGCGAGCAACCATGCCGGTACGACGCCGATGTCGATGAGGGCCGACGCGCTGGCAGGCGCCGCCGAGATGCTGGCGCTGCTTGAGACGCGGGCGAGGGCGGCAGGCGATCCGCTAGTCGCCACCGTCGGCCGTCTCGAGACGCTGCCCGGCACGCCGAACGTCATCCCCGGCGAGGTGCGGTTCACGCTCGATATCCGGCATGACGAGGAAGCGGAGCTGGACGTCTTCTGCCGGGAGACGCTCGCCGCCTTCGAGTCGGTCGCGAGAAGCCGGGGACTCGGCTTCGAAGCGCGCTGCTGGCTGGCGACGGAGCCGGCGCCGATGGACGCCGGGCTGACCCGCCTGCTGGAGCGCGCCTGTCTGGCGCGGAACTTCTCCGCGCGAAGGATGGTCAGCGGAGCGGGGCATGATGCCCAGTTGTTCGCGCCCGTTTGCCCGACCGCGATGCTGTTCGTGCCAAGCCGGGGCGGCGTCAGCCATTCCCCGGGCGAATATTCAACCCCCGCGCAACTGATGGCAGGCGCCGCCGTTCTGGCGGACTGCCTGTACGAATTAGGCTATGAACAGGAGGGACGGCAATGA
- the allB gene encoding allantoinase AllB: protein MGERYDLIIKRGTVVLPSGAKAADIAVKDGRIAAIAAAGSLDGACEAAETIDADGLLVMAGAVDVHVHFNEPKFGHWEGFATGSAALAAGGCTTYADMPLNGNPPTVDAGALALKASLAEGASAVDYAFWGGLVPGNADRLEELAAAGVVGFKAFMSNPGGEGEGRFREIGREALREGMRRIAAFGGLLALHAESEAITSRLAAKFADEGRTGARDFAASRPAVAELEAVYMALELAAETCCRLHFVHISTPEAIDMITAAKRRGIDVTAETCPHYLTLTEDDMALIGPAAKCAPPLRGEDRLEGLWTRLLEGAIDLVASDHSPCPEAMKTAAGLSFIDAWGGIAGAQNTLELMLEEGWRKRGVPLQLLSAALSANPARRFGLYPRKGEIAEGFDADLAIIDPNRTYALAREDLYHRHKHSPYIGRRFTCKVVRTLCRGKTVYAEGAGVTSGGGVRLTVPASNVPAVDALDAQAALGAAHLSAGLTRTPGSASQQCRPSAPSLPVNGVQPS from the coding sequence ATGGGGGAACGCTACGATTTGATCATTAAGCGAGGGACGGTCGTGCTTCCGTCCGGGGCGAAGGCAGCGGATATCGCCGTCAAGGACGGGCGGATCGCGGCCATCGCGGCTGCGGGCTCGCTCGACGGCGCCTGCGAGGCGGCGGAAACGATCGATGCGGACGGCCTGCTCGTCATGGCGGGCGCCGTCGACGTTCACGTGCATTTCAACGAGCCGAAATTCGGCCATTGGGAAGGCTTCGCGACCGGCTCGGCGGCGCTTGCGGCCGGCGGCTGCACGACCTACGCGGATATGCCGCTGAACGGCAATCCGCCGACGGTCGACGCGGGCGCTCTGGCGCTGAAGGCGTCGCTCGCCGAGGGCGCGTCCGCCGTCGACTACGCCTTCTGGGGCGGGCTCGTTCCGGGCAACGCGGATCGCCTGGAGGAATTGGCGGCCGCCGGCGTCGTCGGGTTCAAGGCGTTCATGTCGAACCCGGGCGGCGAAGGCGAAGGGCGATTCCGCGAAATCGGCCGCGAGGCGCTGCGCGAAGGGATGCGCCGGATCGCCGCGTTCGGCGGCCTGCTCGCGCTGCATGCGGAGAGCGAGGCGATCACCTCGCGGCTCGCGGCGAAATTCGCGGACGAGGGCCGGACGGGGGCGCGGGACTTTGCCGCATCGCGTCCGGCCGTGGCCGAGCTGGAGGCGGTTTACATGGCGCTGGAGCTGGCGGCGGAGACATGCTGCCGTCTTCATTTCGTCCATATCAGCACGCCGGAGGCGATCGACATGATAACGGCCGCCAAGCGGCGGGGCATCGATGTCACTGCGGAGACGTGCCCGCACTATTTGACGCTGACGGAGGACGACATGGCGCTGATCGGTCCGGCCGCAAAGTGCGCGCCGCCGCTGCGCGGCGAAGACCGGCTGGAAGGATTGTGGACCCGCCTGCTGGAAGGGGCGATCGATCTGGTCGCATCCGATCACTCCCCGTGCCCGGAAGCGATGAAGACGGCGGCGGGCCTGTCGTTTATCGATGCGTGGGGCGGTATCGCCGGCGCGCAGAATACGCTGGAGCTGATGCTGGAGGAAGGATGGCGCAAACGAGGCGTGCCGCTGCAACTGCTGTCCGCGGCGCTCTCGGCCAATCCGGCGCGGCGTTTCGGCCTTTACCCGCGCAAGGGAGAAATCGCGGAGGGCTTCGACGCCGATCTGGCGATCATCGACCCGAACCGGACGTACGCGTTGGCGCGCGAGGATCTGTATCATCGGCATAAGCACAGCCCATATATCGGACGCCGATTCACGTGCAAGGTCGTTCGCACGCTGTGCCGCGGGAAGACGGTCTACGCGGAAGGGGCGGGCGTTACCTCCGGAGGAGGGGTCAGGCTGACGGTTCCGGCATCGAATGTGCCAGCGGTCGATGCGCTAGATGCGCAGGCGGCATTAGGCGCTGCGCATTTGTCCGCCGGCCTGACGCGCACGCCGGGTTCGGCTTCGCAGCAGTGCCGACCGTCTGCGCCCTCGTTGCCGGTCAACGGGGTGCAGCCGTCATGA
- the pucL gene encoding factor-independent urate hydroxylase encodes MLKLSCGRTLYYGKGDVLVYRTYAGPLETPPIPESTFSESRNVIFAHNVKFAVSGESLLTSFTEGDNRQIVATDSMKNFILRHAASFDGSTTEGLLAFLAERFLAAYPHIDRVELSADRIPFESLVVPGPGGYMNNDLVYRRSHNDHASAGMEIVRGPSFGAEIASHWCGLSELQLIKISGSSFAGFIRDEYTTLPEAHDRPLFIFLDLLWRYEDPEDALRPERGRYVPAEQVRDIAHNVFYEFATPSIQYLIWLIGQRLLTRFPQLAEVRFESNNRTWETIVEPKGGDAPGVFTEPRPPFGFQGFSMTKDDLLAVRDEAAEAQA; translated from the coding sequence ATGCTGAAACTATCGTGCGGACGCACGCTTTATTATGGAAAAGGCGATGTTCTCGTATACCGAACCTATGCCGGGCCGCTCGAAACGCCGCCGATTCCGGAATCGACGTTCTCCGAATCGCGCAACGTCATTTTCGCCCATAACGTCAAATTCGCCGTCAGCGGCGAATCGCTGCTGACCTCGTTTACCGAAGGGGACAACCGGCAGATCGTCGCCACGGATTCGATGAAAAATTTCATTTTGCGCCATGCGGCATCGTTCGACGGGAGCACGACGGAGGGGCTGCTCGCCTTCCTGGCCGAACGGTTTCTGGCGGCTTATCCGCATATCGACCGCGTGGAGCTGAGCGCGGACCGGATTCCGTTCGAGTCGCTCGTCGTCCCGGGACCGGGCGGGTACATGAACAACGATCTCGTGTACCGGCGTTCCCACAACGATCACGCGAGCGCCGGCATGGAAATCGTGCGCGGACCTTCATTCGGCGCGGAGATCGCCTCGCATTGGTGCGGATTGTCGGAACTGCAGCTGATCAAGATAAGCGGCAGCTCGTTCGCCGGCTTCATACGCGACGAATATACGACGCTGCCGGAAGCGCATGACCGGCCGCTGTTTATTTTCCTCGATCTGCTGTGGCGCTACGAAGATCCGGAGGACGCCTTGCGGCCGGAGAGGGGGCGTTACGTCCCGGCCGAGCAGGTGCGCGACATCGCGCATAACGTGTTCTACGAATTCGCGACGCCGTCCATCCAGTATCTGATCTGGCTGATCGGCCAGCGGCTGCTCACCCGGTTCCCGCAACTTGCCGAGGTGCGGTTCGAATCGAACAACCGGACATGGGAAACGATCGTGGAGCCGAAGGGCGGCGATGCGCCCGGGGTGTTCACGGAGCCGCGCCCGCCGTTCGGCTTCCAGGGCTTCTCGATGACGAAGGACGATCTGCTGGCCGTCCGCGACGAAGCGGCGGAGGCACAGGCATGA
- the uraD gene encoding 2-oxo-4-hydroxy-4-carboxy-5-ureidoimidazoline decarboxylase has translation MSNFIGGRVTIEQINGMNEARFTELLGAVFEHSPWVAERSWNEGPFRDSGHLHETMMRQVEEAAPDEVLSLLRAHPDLATRLKVTALSAAEQQGAGLDALTQEEYDYFAEMNQAYKEKFGFPFILAVAGRTKADIAEAMGLRVESSREAERKRALAEISRIAEHRICRIVG, from the coding sequence ATGAGCAATTTCATTGGCGGAAGAGTGACGATCGAGCAAATCAACGGCATGAACGAAGCGCGCTTCACGGAACTGCTCGGAGCGGTCTTCGAGCATTCGCCCTGGGTTGCGGAACGGTCGTGGAACGAAGGGCCGTTCCGCGATTCGGGTCATCTGCACGAGACGATGATGCGGCAAGTAGAGGAGGCCGCGCCGGACGAGGTGTTGTCGCTGCTGCGCGCGCATCCCGATCTTGCGACCCGGCTCAAAGTTACGGCGCTGTCGGCCGCAGAGCAGCAGGGGGCCGGTCTGGACGCGCTGACGCAGGAGGAATACGACTATTTTGCCGAGATGAACCAGGCTTACAAAGAAAAATTCGGCTTTCCGTTCATTCTCGCGGTCGCGGGTCGGACGAAAGCGGACATCGCCGAGGCGATGGGCCTCAGAGTCGAAAGCTCCCGCGAAGCCGAAAGGAAGCGGGCGCTGGCCGAAATATCCCGCATTGCCGAACATCGTATTTGCCGCATCGTCGGCTGA